The Periplaneta americana isolate PAMFEO1 chromosome 1, P.americana_PAMFEO1_priV1, whole genome shotgun sequence DNA segment AACTTTTGACAGGTAAAGGAGTTTATTTCTCAAAATTCATGTTCTTATTCTCTTAAACCTACATATACATATGTGTATAAAATATCTCCTTACATTATCAATAACAACCGGCTGATTCACAATAACATCATATGGTTCCATCCTATTTTATATATTGAAGACGATTGAACACAACTAAAACAACACCAAGTCACAACCCGTCCCCTACTGACGTCATTTCCTCGCATTGAATCACTCATTTGTATAATCGTATTACCAACATACGAAACGTTGAGATCATGAATAATTATAAGTATATTCCAGTAAATGTAACTAATAGTCCTAATAACCAATGCGAATATATGTGactaataatgttattgtttatattatataatgacTTAGATTTCTCGATTTTTATCATTGTTCTTTTAAAGCATTATTGTCATTATGTTTATTAGCCTGATGCATATTTCGACAACGCTCTCTCAAGGTACAGAGAGACAACACTCACAAAAGAAAAATGGACGAGGGGGAACGTCAGAGGCCCCGAAGTGTTCCTACTAACGCGTTTCCACTAACTCCATTAGGACTAGAAGCTCTGTATTCATTATGTCGGAGGAATTATCCAGATCAAGCCAACCCTCTTCAAGTAATAGCCGTGGTGAAATACTGGTAAGTACTTGTCAATATATAGGAAGTGTCAAAAATACACCATATTTACATCTATTCTACACTGTTTAAATGAATGATTACAAGGGGAAAGAATGCATCTCTGAATCCCGAAATAATATTTGGGCGGGGCATATGcggtataaaaatgtaatatacataACATGTTTTTCAATAATCGTTTCTTGCTTATTTAGGCTAATTTTTATTCTCTCATATACACAGTACAGAAATAATGGCGAAAATATTCGGCCCCGAGATCTCACTGCAGAAGAGTGCGACTCCGATATGGAGTATTCGGACGATGATGGCATCAGTTATGAGGATTACTATAAAAACGAAGAAGACTACGGAGCAGATATTTTAGATCCTAGGAAAACTGATCCggaatattttgtatttgatTGTTTGACTGTAGAAGAAATTGAAAGACTTTTGAACGAATCTGTTGAAAAATTGAGTAACTCCCTTCATATTACACCATCTTTAGccaaagttcttttacatgctcaCAAATGGTCAGTACCagatatttgtaataaatatcaCGAAGACTCTTATAGACTCTTAGTGTGGTCTAAAATAAAACCGCCAAATCCCCCAGAACAAATAGCAGAACACCAGCAACGGCTGATGTGTCCGGTGTGCGTGGAAACTTGGGATCGTGACAGATTCAATAGCCTCTCCTGCGGTCACTTATTCTGCAAAGATTGCTGGATTATGCATTTTGAAATTCAAATAACTCAGGGTTATTCTACAAGTATAGGTTGCATGGCTCAAAAATGTGATGTTCTGGCACCGGAAGATTTTGTGTTGACTCTGTTAAGTCGACCGTCAATCCGTCACAGATACCAGCGATCTGCATTTCAGGATTATGTCAAGTCTCACCCGCAACTTCGATTTTGCCCAGGACCAAATTGTGAAATCATTATAAAAGCCAAGGACCTTAGCGCAAAAAGAGCCACTTGCAATTCGTGCAAAACTACATTCTGCTTTAAGTGTGGCACAGATTATCATGCTCCAACAGATTGTGAAACTATAAAAAAGTGGCTTACAAAGTGTGC contains these protein-coding regions:
- the LOC138691514 gene encoding potential E3 ubiquitin-protein ligase ariadne-2-like isoform X1, with the translated sequence MSEELSRSSQPSSSNSRGEILYRNNGENIRPRDLTAEECDSDMEYSDDDGISYEDYYKNEEDYGADILDPRKTDPEYFVFDCLTVEEIERLLNESVEKLSNSLHITPSLAKVLLHAHKWSVPDICNKYHEDSYRLLVWSKIKPPNPPEQIAEHQQRLMCPVCVETWDRDRFNSLSCGHLFCKDCWIMHFEIQITQGYSTSIGCMAQKCDVLAPEDFVLTLLSRPSIRHRYQRSAFQDYVKSHPQLRFCPGPNCEIIIKAKDLSAKRATCNSCKTTFCFKCGTDYHAPTDCETIKKWLTKCADDSETANYFVAHTKDCPKCNICIEKNGGCNHMLCYKCKYEFCWVCLGDWELHGTHYYECSRYKDGLDSHSVQARAREALTKYLHYYERWDNHSKSLKLEEMSLQKMKVRINTKVMNANGTWIDWQFLYDAAILLAKCRYTLQYTYPYAYYMEPGPRKELFEYQQAQLEAEIENLAWMIERTETSIKHGDLENQMDIAEKRRMILLKDFLEV